One part of the Polyangiaceae bacterium genome encodes these proteins:
- a CDS encoding HEAT repeat domain-containing protein, which produces MNISKTSMVSSAAVLPLIVLAYGVFGGNGAAATAAPQSGPAISDEAQLGCHFEPGQHGAFRLESSVHDTRDPATQDAFKGVLSWEVAESVSATSWRLRAALSHVEHGQSLTLPEERVSGPLDAPFFIDVDASCRFVGFGFDKSWTPRKRQLVQTTMTTWEHVLPGDAGAKHWRVEQTDGVGSYEATYLRLPGQGVGVRRDKAAYKDKDTARSLGLTLQLLGSTSTARFEAGWLLRAAGRERLRIETSGTLQADLVQKFSVVKDDDRFSPVPSLKVADADFSDAFALAVDHTQAVDPGLVKVPFDRALADFLGMFKQPDASFAAARQLAAWLRANPEKAKLLLSALRAQRVPEKARPALFLALELSGQAESRAVLSSVLDDSAFSPLDRARAASALSDIGEPTQASAEQLRARSSDEGMVGNVSLLGLGNLGSRSQDSELRDYVQSELSAELDSAGPGHKNVVLDAIGNSRDSRFADRVSEELDSDDAVTRRHAAKALGRLDPAASSPTLLARLEEEQDPDTRVAIVNALKSAKATPETIAKLSSQLAESGSTKERRALIEWLGAAARTMPAARDALAAQFRTETDARLKQLIGNYLPASALR; this is translated from the coding sequence ATGAACATCAGCAAGACCAGCATGGTATCGAGCGCGGCTGTATTGCCCCTGATCGTACTCGCGTACGGCGTGTTCGGTGGGAATGGAGCCGCCGCCACGGCCGCTCCCCAGAGCGGCCCAGCAATCAGCGATGAAGCACAGCTCGGGTGTCACTTCGAGCCAGGTCAGCACGGCGCGTTCCGCCTCGAGTCATCGGTGCACGACACCCGAGACCCCGCCACTCAGGACGCCTTCAAAGGCGTCCTGAGCTGGGAGGTGGCGGAGTCGGTCTCCGCCACCAGCTGGCGGCTTCGCGCCGCTTTGAGCCACGTCGAACACGGCCAGTCGCTGACGCTGCCTGAAGAACGCGTGTCTGGCCCTCTGGATGCGCCCTTCTTCATCGACGTCGACGCATCTTGCCGCTTCGTCGGGTTCGGCTTCGACAAGAGCTGGACGCCGCGCAAGCGCCAGCTGGTCCAGACGACGATGACCACCTGGGAGCACGTGCTCCCAGGTGACGCCGGCGCGAAGCACTGGCGAGTCGAGCAGACCGACGGCGTGGGCTCTTACGAAGCGACCTATCTGCGCCTGCCTGGCCAAGGCGTGGGCGTGCGGCGCGACAAGGCGGCGTACAAGGACAAGGACACCGCGCGCTCGCTTGGCCTGACACTGCAGTTGCTCGGCTCGACCTCCACAGCGCGTTTCGAAGCAGGGTGGCTCCTGCGAGCCGCCGGTCGTGAGCGCCTTCGCATCGAGACGTCCGGAACGCTTCAGGCGGACCTCGTGCAAAAATTCTCCGTCGTAAAGGACGACGATCGCTTCTCACCGGTACCTTCGCTGAAGGTCGCCGACGCTGACTTCAGCGATGCCTTCGCGCTGGCCGTCGACCACACTCAAGCAGTCGATCCGGGCCTCGTGAAGGTGCCCTTCGACAGGGCATTGGCGGACTTCCTCGGGATGTTCAAGCAACCCGACGCGAGCTTCGCTGCCGCACGGCAATTGGCGGCGTGGCTACGCGCAAACCCTGAGAAGGCGAAGCTCTTGCTGAGCGCGCTGCGCGCGCAGCGCGTCCCGGAGAAGGCACGCCCCGCCCTCTTCCTGGCGTTGGAGCTGTCAGGCCAAGCCGAGAGCCGCGCCGTGCTCTCCAGCGTGCTCGATGACAGCGCATTCAGTCCGCTGGATCGCGCTCGCGCGGCGTCCGCGCTGTCGGACATCGGCGAGCCTACCCAGGCCTCGGCGGAGCAGCTCCGCGCAAGGAGCAGCGATGAAGGCATGGTCGGCAACGTCAGCCTGCTCGGACTCGGCAACCTGGGTAGCCGCTCGCAGGACTCGGAGTTGCGGGATTACGTCCAGAGCGAGCTCTCGGCGGAGCTCGACTCCGCCGGCCCGGGGCACAAGAACGTGGTGCTCGACGCCATCGGCAACAGCCGCGACTCACGCTTCGCGGATCGCGTGAGCGAGGAGCTCGACTCCGATGACGCGGTGACTCGCCGCCACGCCGCCAAGGCACTAGGCCGCCTGGATCCCGCCGCCTCCTCGCCCACCCTCTTGGCTCGACTGGAGGAGGAGCAAGATCCAGACACCCGGGTGGCTATCGTCAACGCGCTCAAGAGCGCCAAGGCGACGCCTGAAACGATCGCCAAGCTCAGCTCTCAGCTCGCGGAGAGCGGGTCGACCAAGGAACGCCGAGCGCTGATTGAGTGGCTAGGCGCCGCCGCTCGGACCATGCCCGCCGCCCGCGACGCCCTGGCCGCTCAATTTCGCACGGAAACAGATGCGCGGCTCAAGCAGCTCATCGGCAACTACCTGCCCGCCTCGGCGCTGCGATGA
- a CDS encoding L,D-transpeptidase, with protein sequence MQALTSALGPGGLTQRSLACPDAAVLCYAGPPMRRHAALSEPSSLRRTPARLALAGWTLLGLLSGCSQAEPPGAEPTPSARPVLVETAASARVDSDGTTHGPVSEKVRGTIEDNLPFEPTGKRIASIAWRTWVYTDTGPKRTRFGYLRAGAVVDAREPGIGPNEGCDGGWYRINPRGFVCVGKGATLDVEKDPVVVASETRPVRGQGFPYLYAMSGEIPPLLYFKLPTLAQMENVEGDGVKGRALAWTQMAQVNGNAALVGPLSAPPSWLNGIELTKPYGVTMPLHYSVHAGKATPDSGFAIARTFEHEGRAFGLTTELDIIALDRLKLVKPSVFHGVELGPKDDLPAAFIERHYVQRYKKPESGPMVTDGNFNFRDAIKLTGKQEGAGGLAFYETSDGGWMPSDGARLIPRRTEFPSFAKGGRKWIDISIKYQTLVAYEGRHPVYATLVSTGRGGLGDPEKVFATVRGTFMVHAKHVTTTMDGDEDKSDSFNLRDVPFVQYFHKGYALHGTYWHDEFGKVRSHGCVNLSPIDSAWLFEWTDPPVPKGWHGVLNMDRGTVVYIHP encoded by the coding sequence ATGCAAGCCCTGACCTCGGCGCTCGGACCAGGGGGACTCACCCAGCGCTCGCTGGCTTGCCCCGATGCGGCCGTTTTGTGCTACGCGGGACCGCCGATGCGTCGTCACGCAGCACTCAGCGAGCCAAGCTCACTCCGTCGAACACCAGCCCGGCTAGCCTTGGCTGGATGGACGCTGCTTGGCCTTTTGAGCGGGTGTTCCCAGGCGGAGCCGCCAGGCGCGGAACCCACGCCCAGCGCGCGCCCGGTATTGGTGGAGACAGCGGCGAGCGCGCGCGTTGACTCTGACGGAACGACTCACGGCCCGGTCTCCGAAAAAGTGCGTGGGACCATCGAAGACAACCTCCCCTTCGAGCCGACGGGCAAACGCATCGCGAGCATTGCGTGGCGCACGTGGGTGTACACGGACACCGGTCCGAAGCGCACGCGCTTTGGCTACTTGCGCGCGGGCGCCGTGGTTGACGCGCGCGAGCCTGGTATCGGCCCCAACGAAGGCTGCGATGGTGGGTGGTATCGCATCAATCCGCGCGGATTCGTCTGCGTGGGTAAGGGCGCCACGCTGGACGTCGAGAAAGATCCAGTGGTGGTCGCGAGCGAGACGCGCCCGGTGCGCGGACAGGGCTTTCCGTACCTCTACGCCATGAGCGGCGAGATCCCGCCGCTGCTCTACTTCAAGCTGCCGACACTCGCGCAGATGGAGAACGTTGAAGGCGACGGCGTGAAGGGTCGCGCACTGGCATGGACCCAGATGGCCCAAGTCAACGGCAACGCAGCGCTGGTTGGGCCGCTGTCGGCGCCGCCCTCGTGGCTCAACGGCATCGAGCTCACGAAGCCCTACGGCGTGACGATGCCGCTTCACTACTCCGTGCATGCGGGTAAGGCGACGCCGGATAGCGGGTTCGCTATCGCACGCACCTTCGAGCACGAGGGCCGCGCATTCGGCCTGACCACGGAGCTCGACATCATCGCCCTCGATCGACTGAAGCTGGTCAAGCCCAGTGTGTTTCACGGCGTCGAGCTGGGCCCGAAGGACGATTTGCCGGCCGCGTTCATCGAGCGTCACTACGTCCAGCGCTACAAGAAGCCTGAGTCCGGCCCCATGGTCACGGACGGCAACTTCAACTTCCGTGACGCCATCAAGCTCACCGGCAAACAAGAAGGCGCAGGGGGCCTGGCCTTCTACGAGACGAGCGACGGCGGTTGGATGCCCAGCGATGGCGCACGTTTGATTCCGCGCAGAACCGAGTTCCCGAGCTTCGCCAAGGGCGGGCGCAAATGGATCGACATCAGCATCAAGTACCAGACGCTGGTGGCCTACGAAGGGCGCCACCCCGTGTACGCGACGCTAGTGAGCACTGGGCGCGGTGGACTCGGCGACCCGGAGAAGGTCTTCGCTACGGTGCGCGGCACCTTCATGGTCCACGCCAAGCACGTCACCACGACGATGGATGGCGACGAGGACAAGAGCGACAGCTTCAACCTGCGTGACGTACCCTTCGTGCAGTATTTTCACAAAGGTTACGCGCTTCACGGCACCTACTGGCACGACGAGTTCGGCAAGGTACGCAGCCACGGTTGCGTGAACCTGTCTCCAATCGACTCGGCGTGGCTCTTCGAGTGGACCGATCCGCCGGTGCCCAAGGGCTGGCACGGTGTGCTCAACATGGACCGCGGCACCGTGGTGTATATCCACCCCTGA
- a CDS encoding NUDIX hydrolase, which translates to MLRVPLGVWGVVKEAARHILRRPVVGIAAAARTADGRWVLVRRTDTGEWALPGGTLEWGEELRVAIGRELEEEAGVHVQELGGVAGVYSRPNRDLRFHAVTVVVHARVSEPQHPPVNPAEIAEVKLFRTSELPSHLAHGMTDMLANARGAEVVWE; encoded by the coding sequence ATGTTGCGAGTCCCGCTGGGAGTTTGGGGAGTGGTGAAAGAAGCGGCGCGCCACATTCTGCGGCGACCGGTGGTGGGCATCGCTGCGGCCGCTCGCACCGCCGACGGGCGCTGGGTCCTGGTACGACGTACCGATACCGGAGAGTGGGCCTTACCGGGCGGCACACTGGAGTGGGGCGAAGAGCTGCGTGTGGCGATTGGCCGCGAACTCGAGGAGGAAGCGGGCGTCCACGTCCAAGAGCTCGGAGGGGTTGCGGGTGTGTACTCTCGACCCAATCGAGATCTGCGCTTTCACGCCGTGACCGTGGTGGTCCACGCGCGTGTCAGCGAGCCACAACATCCTCCCGTGAATCCGGCGGAAATCGCCGAGGTGAAACTGTTCCGCACCTCCGAGCTTCCTTCTCACCTGGCCCACGGAATGACGGATATGCTCGCCAATGCGCGTGGCGCGGAGGTCGTATGGGAATGA
- a CDS encoding VWA domain-containing protein, whose amino-acid sequence MQKLNELGRRALWCLGWLAFVCVLPGCAFFNRLEVESVATGQAPPSQVAAYFTVDQGGEAVQGLSEKNFRVFEDDQDVTGSSNLTLIERSKVAYHYTVVLVDVGSSAENVQMSGPLSELVSRLRQTRDVALFGFDGAEDLIPLGQFRMESTTEIKLDKMNRLEPRDPSRNLNGALVKGIEQLESKLMQVQRPVRRGSLLVITRGPDLARRVTEDRLAETLDGTQHNTFAVVLGKQENLHADDLGRTDAVETETTSELPTALSRVARLMESRVQAEYVVSYCSPARAGKRFVRIETTTLKDETEFKGSVEFEIDASGFAAGCDSKRTPSFLSVTATTSTAPAPAEPAPPVDDGKAAPPAGTPPPQAPPAGTSDPDGIVPPPDSPTYEPTE is encoded by the coding sequence GTGCAGAAGTTGAACGAGCTTGGACGACGAGCGCTGTGGTGCCTGGGCTGGCTGGCTTTCGTCTGTGTGTTGCCGGGCTGCGCCTTCTTCAATCGCCTCGAGGTAGAGAGCGTCGCCACCGGCCAAGCGCCACCAAGTCAGGTCGCTGCATACTTCACCGTTGACCAGGGGGGTGAAGCGGTCCAGGGCCTGAGCGAGAAGAACTTCCGCGTGTTCGAGGACGATCAGGACGTCACGGGGAGCTCGAACCTGACGCTGATCGAGCGCTCGAAGGTCGCGTACCACTACACCGTGGTGTTAGTGGACGTCGGGAGCTCCGCCGAGAACGTGCAGATGAGCGGCCCGCTGAGCGAGCTTGTAAGCCGTCTACGACAGACCCGTGATGTCGCCCTGTTTGGCTTCGACGGCGCAGAGGACCTCATTCCCCTGGGTCAGTTCCGCATGGAAAGCACCACGGAGATCAAGCTCGACAAGATGAACCGCCTCGAGCCGCGAGATCCATCGCGCAACCTCAACGGTGCGCTGGTCAAGGGTATCGAGCAGCTCGAGTCCAAGCTCATGCAGGTTCAGCGCCCTGTGCGCCGCGGCAGCCTGCTGGTCATCACGCGCGGGCCAGATTTGGCGCGCCGGGTCACGGAAGATCGCCTCGCGGAAACGCTCGACGGCACCCAGCACAACACGTTCGCGGTGGTGCTAGGCAAGCAAGAGAATTTGCATGCCGACGACTTGGGGCGCACGGACGCCGTAGAAACCGAGACCACGAGCGAGCTTCCGACCGCGCTGAGTCGCGTGGCGCGCCTGATGGAGTCACGGGTTCAGGCCGAATACGTGGTCAGCTATTGCTCCCCCGCGCGCGCGGGTAAGCGCTTCGTGCGCATCGAGACCACGACGCTCAAGGACGAGACGGAGTTCAAGGGCAGCGTCGAGTTCGAGATCGACGCGAGTGGGTTCGCGGCAGGCTGCGACTCGAAGCGCACTCCAAGCTTCCTCAGCGTGACCGCAACGACGAGCACCGCACCAGCGCCCGCAGAGCCAGCTCCACCCGTGGACGACGGCAAAGCAGCCCCTCCCGCCGGTACTCCGCCGCCGCAGGCGCCACCCGCGGGCACGAGCGATCCTGACGGCATCGTGCCGCCGCCGGATTCTCCGACGTACGAGCCTACCGAGTAG
- a CDS encoding iron ABC transporter permease — MSLGLPRGSALLLHALVCLALLGVVPFIGPSLNVPSGDFILWQLRVPRLLVGAIVGGTLGLSGAVYQALFRNGLATPSTVGTLAGATLGALAVLVLGGGSALGLPAVALAAFVGGLGLSGLVLLVAARQRASMGDVLLAGIAVTLAASALSTGLQYTADSRALFAAAQWSLGSLPQVGYRAVLWLVPFCGCSSLVLLVLARPLQSLVSGEEVAATQGVNVARVRALALGGGALGVAACVAWCGPIAFVGLLVPHLVRGLGVVSYRRLLPLSWIYGATLLVWCDLLARLVWPRGELPVGVVTAALGAPALIVVVARKRRA, encoded by the coding sequence ATGAGCCTCGGCCTACCGAGGGGCTCTGCCTTGCTGTTGCACGCGCTGGTGTGCCTCGCGCTGCTGGGCGTCGTGCCGTTCATCGGGCCCAGCCTGAACGTCCCGAGCGGCGACTTCATCTTGTGGCAGCTGCGGGTTCCGCGGTTGCTGGTCGGGGCGATCGTCGGGGGCACGCTCGGCCTGAGCGGTGCGGTCTATCAGGCGCTGTTTCGTAACGGGCTCGCCACGCCGAGCACTGTCGGGACGCTCGCCGGAGCGACCCTTGGCGCGCTCGCGGTGCTCGTGCTTGGTGGCGGCAGCGCGCTTGGGCTACCGGCGGTGGCGCTGGCGGCTTTCGTCGGTGGGCTCGGGCTGAGCGGCCTGGTGTTGCTCGTTGCCGCTCGGCAACGGGCGTCGATGGGTGACGTGTTGCTCGCGGGGATCGCTGTCACGCTGGCCGCGAGTGCGTTGTCCACGGGGTTACAGTACACCGCTGACAGCCGCGCGTTGTTCGCGGCCGCCCAGTGGTCGCTCGGTAGCCTGCCTCAGGTTGGGTACCGAGCGGTGCTCTGGTTGGTGCCATTCTGCGGGTGTTCGTCCCTGGTGCTGTTGGTGCTCGCGCGCCCCCTGCAGTCGCTAGTGTCAGGCGAGGAGGTAGCGGCCACCCAGGGCGTAAACGTCGCGCGCGTGCGTGCCCTCGCGCTGGGTGGAGGAGCGCTCGGTGTCGCGGCTTGCGTCGCGTGGTGCGGCCCGATCGCCTTTGTGGGTCTCCTTGTGCCGCACTTGGTTCGCGGTTTGGGCGTGGTGAGCTACCGGCGCTTGCTGCCGCTCTCGTGGATCTACGGGGCGACCCTGCTCGTTTGGTGCGACTTGCTAGCGCGCCTGGTGTGGCCACGCGGTGAGCTGCCCGTTGGCGTGGTCACCGCGGCGCTCGGCGCGCCGGCGCTGATTGTCGTTGTCGCACGGAAGCGCCGCGCCTAG
- a CDS encoding ABC transporter ATP-binding protein, whose amino-acid sequence MSAPAKLRLEAVALQLNGRQILSDVDLSFAQGDFIALVGPNGSGKTSLIKLCLGINPPGNGRVLLGEQSLAQVPPKQRAASLAWLPQRWEPSEPLPVLEVVAAARYRLSEPFAVAARAATAALGRVGAEELAERAIDELSGGELQRVLLGCVVAQEAPLLFFDEPANHLDPQHQIATYRLLGELWRGGAGVLCVTHDINLLAHVGEPENIRVVGLREGRLELETNYADVGLASGLSELYGARYAEFRDDSVRHFYVRAGGEG is encoded by the coding sequence GTGAGCGCCCCCGCCAAGCTGCGCCTTGAGGCCGTCGCCCTCCAGTTGAATGGCCGGCAGATCCTCTCGGACGTCGATCTCAGCTTTGCGCAAGGCGATTTCATCGCTCTGGTCGGCCCCAACGGTTCCGGCAAGACCAGCCTAATCAAGCTGTGTTTGGGAATTAATCCGCCGGGAAATGGACGGGTGCTGCTTGGTGAGCAAAGTCTGGCTCAGGTGCCGCCCAAACAGCGCGCCGCGAGCCTCGCGTGGCTGCCTCAGCGCTGGGAGCCGAGCGAGCCACTGCCGGTGCTCGAGGTCGTTGCCGCAGCTCGCTATCGCCTGAGTGAGCCGTTCGCCGTCGCTGCCCGCGCAGCGACTGCCGCCTTGGGTCGCGTTGGCGCCGAGGAACTCGCTGAACGCGCGATTGACGAGCTCTCCGGGGGGGAGCTGCAGCGGGTGCTGCTCGGCTGTGTGGTCGCTCAAGAAGCTCCGTTGCTGTTCTTCGATGAACCCGCGAACCACCTGGATCCGCAGCATCAAATCGCGACTTATCGCTTGCTGGGTGAGCTTTGGCGTGGTGGCGCCGGCGTGCTCTGCGTGACTCACGACATCAACCTCCTGGCCCATGTTGGTGAGCCCGAGAACATCCGTGTGGTGGGCTTGCGTGAGGGCCGCTTGGAGCTCGAGACGAACTACGCCGATGTCGGACTCGCGAGCGGCCTCAGCGAGCTTTACGGTGCGCGCTACGCTGAGTTTCGCGATGATTCCGTACGGCACTTTTACGTTCGAGCGGGGGGGGAGGGATGA
- a CDS encoding ABC transporter substrate-binding protein: MQRSPETCLRRAAKASRVSDGTAHSRGEAGRHPLGTLAALLLLPVLLLGAVLTGAGCERQAEPKSKDPRFVSLAPAITETLFAIGAGEQVVAVSQYCERPPEARRLPRVGTALTPNYEAIARLQPTLILTETNKSAKGDQLKQLGQTLELPWLTLPEITGSIRKLGEATGHSPKANEIAQRMTDELSKPPPVDAPRVLLVLGYAAKPNIDEVWFIRRNSLHGAALASAGGRNVVDRDVEGLPRLTVPQLLELDPDVIIVLVQAKRSEEPAILAVWKKLEPLKAVKDGRVAVLEAPEAFGNGPSILELRQKLARELRLLKPSAPSASNTPPSTTPSGGK, encoded by the coding sequence ATGCAGCGCAGCCCTGAAACTTGCCTGCGCCGGGCTGCGAAGGCCAGCCGGGTGTCAGATGGTACCGCCCATTCGCGCGGGGAGGCCGGACGACACCCGCTCGGGACCTTGGCGGCGTTGCTGCTGCTCCCAGTATTGCTGTTGGGCGCTGTTCTTACCGGGGCCGGTTGCGAACGTCAGGCAGAGCCGAAGTCGAAGGACCCGCGCTTCGTCTCGCTTGCTCCCGCCATCACCGAGACGTTGTTTGCGATTGGAGCCGGAGAACAGGTCGTCGCGGTCAGTCAGTATTGCGAGCGTCCCCCCGAAGCCAGGCGATTGCCGCGCGTGGGGACCGCCCTCACCCCCAACTACGAGGCGATCGCTCGGCTCCAACCAACACTAATCCTTACGGAAACTAACAAGAGCGCGAAGGGCGATCAGCTCAAGCAGCTCGGGCAAACCTTGGAGCTGCCTTGGCTCACGCTCCCGGAGATCACTGGCAGCATTCGCAAGCTAGGTGAGGCGACGGGTCACTCTCCGAAGGCCAATGAGATCGCCCAGCGCATGACGGACGAACTCAGCAAGCCGCCCCCGGTGGACGCACCCAGGGTGCTGCTGGTGCTGGGGTACGCTGCGAAGCCGAACATCGACGAGGTGTGGTTCATTCGTCGGAACAGCTTGCACGGCGCGGCGCTCGCGTCGGCTGGCGGCCGCAACGTGGTCGACCGAGACGTTGAGGGCTTGCCCAGGCTCACCGTTCCGCAGCTACTTGAGCTCGACCCCGACGTGATCATCGTCTTGGTGCAGGCGAAGCGCAGCGAGGAACCGGCGATTCTTGCCGTGTGGAAAAAACTTGAGCCCTTGAAAGCCGTCAAGGACGGGCGCGTCGCCGTGCTCGAGGCGCCTGAGGCCTTTGGCAACGGACCAAGCATCCTCGAGCTGCGTCAGAAGCTCGCGCGCGAGCTCCGCCTGTTGAAGCCGAGTGCGCCTTCCGCCTCGAACACGCCTCCAAGCACCACGCCAAGCGGAGGCAAGTGA
- a CDS encoding EAL domain-containing protein, with amino-acid sequence MSVPLAAVRCPSLDTPVPERGSEASGVWSAATKGRILVVDDEPALVRAFRRSLALRGFLVDTAPGGEQAIAQLNQHEYDAILSDIAMPGMDGIQLLREVREHDLDVPVILVTGEPAVSTAVKALEYGAFHYLTKPVTNDNLEEVLDKAVRLHRMARVRREAAELVGGTAGAGDRAGLEASFAGALATLWMAYQPIVRTNGKPYGYEALLRCKEPSLPHPGAVIEAALKLGRVDELSRTIRARAVSAMTPDSGLLFVNLHTTDLLDSELYEPDAPLSRIADRVVLEITERSSLDEVKDVKRRVAVLREMGFRIAVDDLGAGYAGLTSFALLEPDIVKLDMSLIRDVHQTPTKQKLIRSIAQLCADMGMLVVGEGVETREERDALVDLGCDLLQGYFIAKPGPAFPELNW; translated from the coding sequence ATGAGCGTTCCCCTTGCCGCAGTGCGGTGCCCCTCCCTGGATACTCCAGTCCCCGAACGTGGCTCGGAGGCCAGCGGCGTTTGGTCCGCCGCAACCAAGGGACGGATCTTGGTAGTCGACGACGAGCCCGCGCTGGTGCGGGCGTTTCGCAGGAGCCTGGCCTTGCGGGGTTTCCTTGTGGATACCGCCCCTGGAGGGGAGCAAGCCATCGCTCAACTGAACCAGCACGAGTACGACGCGATCCTCAGCGACATCGCGATGCCCGGGATGGACGGCATTCAGCTACTGAGAGAAGTCCGCGAACACGACCTGGATGTGCCGGTCATCCTCGTCACGGGCGAGCCGGCGGTTAGCACCGCGGTCAAGGCCTTGGAGTATGGGGCCTTTCACTACCTCACCAAACCAGTCACCAACGACAACCTGGAGGAGGTCCTGGACAAGGCCGTGCGCCTGCATCGCATGGCCCGGGTGCGCCGGGAGGCGGCGGAGCTCGTCGGTGGAACCGCTGGTGCGGGAGACCGCGCCGGACTCGAGGCGAGTTTCGCGGGGGCGCTCGCGACCCTGTGGATGGCTTACCAGCCCATCGTGCGCACGAACGGCAAGCCGTACGGATACGAGGCACTGTTGCGTTGCAAGGAGCCAAGCCTGCCTCACCCTGGCGCCGTCATCGAAGCCGCGCTCAAGCTGGGTCGGGTGGATGAACTCAGTCGCACGATCCGCGCGCGCGCCGTTTCCGCCATGACGCCCGACTCGGGCCTCCTGTTCGTGAACCTACACACGACGGATCTGTTGGACTCCGAGCTCTATGAGCCCGATGCCCCGCTCTCGCGCATCGCGGATCGAGTCGTATTGGAGATCACCGAGCGATCGAGCCTGGACGAAGTGAAAGACGTCAAGCGTCGGGTCGCGGTGCTGCGCGAGATGGGCTTTCGCATCGCAGTAGACGATCTCGGAGCCGGCTACGCGGGTCTCACGAGCTTCGCCTTGCTGGAGCCGGACATCGTGAAGCTCGATATGTCGTTGATTCGCGACGTTCACCAGACGCCCACCAAGCAGAAGCTGATTCGCTCGATCGCTCAGCTGTGCGCGGACATGGGCATGCTGGTCGTCGGCGAGGGGGTGGAGACGCGGGAAGAGCGAGACGCGCTGGTCGACTTGGGCTGCGATCTGCTTCAGGGCTACTTCATAGCGAAGCCTGGCCCAGCCTTCCCGGAGCTGAACTGGTGA
- a CDS encoding GGDEF domain-containing protein, with translation MTPPARPIDSDLAPRTAGASKETILEPFSDLHRYWEEEDETTSISFVKTSVQCAGERDRGVLVRLDAAAAGRPLAVTQAACKLGRHANADYRVDDDGISRFHAKLFSAHGANWIEDLGSRNGTYVNGERVKLRALVDGDTIQLGARIAFRYSQVDAAQERAMHQLYESSIRDPLTGAYNKSYFEERLASEFSYARRHRTHLSLVLLDVDHFKVVNDRFGHQVGDLVLLRLSETVQRMLRSEDVFSRFGGEEFLVLLRGIDHQNAVQVAERIRDVLAQPPEDGGTTPSITVSAGVASLTCVDSASAGALIGAADRRLYLAKRRGRNQVVARD, from the coding sequence GTGACCCCGCCAGCTCGGCCCATCGACTCGGACCTCGCTCCTCGAACCGCAGGCGCGTCGAAGGAGACAATCCTCGAGCCGTTCTCCGACCTTCACCGGTACTGGGAAGAAGAGGACGAGACAACCAGCATCTCCTTCGTCAAAACCAGCGTGCAGTGCGCTGGGGAGCGCGACCGTGGTGTCCTGGTACGCCTCGACGCCGCGGCCGCTGGGCGTCCGCTAGCCGTCACGCAGGCAGCGTGCAAGCTTGGGCGCCACGCGAACGCGGACTACCGCGTCGACGACGATGGCATCAGTCGTTTCCACGCGAAACTATTCTCCGCTCACGGAGCCAACTGGATCGAAGATCTGGGCTCTCGCAATGGCACGTACGTGAACGGCGAACGCGTGAAGCTCAGGGCACTGGTGGATGGCGACACCATCCAGCTCGGCGCCCGCATCGCGTTTCGCTACTCGCAGGTCGATGCCGCCCAAGAGCGCGCGATGCACCAGCTCTACGAGTCGAGCATTCGCGATCCGCTGACCGGGGCCTACAACAAGAGCTACTTCGAAGAGCGTCTGGCGTCGGAGTTCTCATACGCGCGACGCCACCGTACCCACCTCTCACTCGTGTTGCTCGACGTGGATCATTTCAAGGTGGTCAACGATCGCTTTGGTCACCAAGTGGGTGACTTGGTGCTTCTGCGCCTGAGCGAGACCGTGCAGCGCATGCTCCGCTCCGAGGACGTCTTCTCGAGGTTTGGGGGGGAGGAGTTCCTGGTGCTGCTGCGAGGCATCGACCACCAGAACGCGGTCCAGGTTGCAGAACGCATTCGCGACGTGCTCGCGCAGCCGCCTGAGGACGGCGGAACGACCCCGAGTATCACCGTGAGCGCCGGCGTCGCGTCGCTGACGTGCGTGGACTCGGCGAGCGCGGGCGCGCTGATCGGCGCCGCGGACCGTCGGCTCTACCTCGCAAAGCGTCGCGGCAGAAACCAGGTCGTCGCCCGAGACTGA